One segment of Clostridium ljungdahlii DSM 13528 DNA contains the following:
- a CDS encoding Ig-like domain-containing protein → MKKLWKKISLVMMLMFTLMTFAPYTARAGASPTASTPSLNQGSDGNYTVSSVDDLNKLRGDIDKGIDYLGKKVVLTQDIDISKSNVPLKSLTSHNKSFDGTFDGKFHTISGYTDAASGLFGIVWKDGIVENVKVDANVDIKDRSKIILDDNDDVFYGVIANECCGTITHCCSTGSIEVDAGRFSTLAGIVGNSACSDDNWNLINGYTDNCCSNVTFDTKSSFLPNIAGICVTPGSEIKNCYFYGKFLENEKKVSRQPIDTSSETDVTTCAYDSDILGFSSTSFMGKPVGYTTAQMKDKDSYTKLGFDFDKTWKIDSSVNDGYPYLNPDSSTKIAAKVVVDVQATAKDRIFVPGTEPFKTTDDCLKAEATFKVIPESDKDKDLISKYNVSATCDGGVFFNAPTIGNVPLTIDSSKIKINYDQNEDYQFLLGKVLPSTAKLLDNSAAAPTQDEEKQQVEDAKEVENIIYSKFGVGQEKAVPVFQWEGDKADAPGKEGTILLNDDDWDVFSSARSGYTGIRSGYYDDWFKGIQDELQRMKNAKIGDQDVKMTEWEKLVLAITSIGYDPRDIKAYNLIDIISNKNYLNSSVQMFAGTYADYALTSYNYIDHVLNDGNHIDRNYMEESTHDGAKNVYKETGADGSQVAANASPDMWTMMLQEIAAYYNANAKEGDKYYDVKQAMDHVFDQFSNSQAYTGSFWGGHTSDGDIDLNNPWTNAQVYMTLGMAHANVFDKKFIKDGNTIFNAILEGFDGKNKTTQYDNLKYDPVQICRGIDSLVRDYEGRNSIFDCTDVKNSTVPVNNDIAALDVDKLTSADKDKVDAVEKLYDALSDAQKSSMKQETVDKLTAAEKKVSPSQTVNVTGVTLDKTSASVTEGDALQLTAAVAPDNAANKKVDWSSSDKTIASVDENGKVTAVKSGTAVITAVSEDNKDAKAQCIVTVTNTSKPIQITNLTMDSSFKLGEDAKVSVKAENNSGKDQDESLIVALYDEGGKFINYVCGKQTIKNGDSSILTGIMKLPEEGIYKLKAFIWDSLENMNPLSDIIDIPVQSNK, encoded by the coding sequence GTGAAAAAATTATGGAAAAAGATTAGCCTTGTTATGATGCTTATGTTTACTTTAATGACATTTGCACCTTATACTGCTAGAGCAGGTGCATCACCAACGGCGTCAACGCCATCTTTAAACCAGGGCTCAGATGGAAATTACACTGTAAGTTCAGTAGATGACCTAAACAAACTCAGGGGAGATATCGATAAGGGCATAGACTATTTAGGCAAAAAAGTTGTTTTGACACAGGATATTGATATAAGTAAATCAAATGTTCCTTTAAAATCTCTTACCTCTCACAATAAAAGTTTTGATGGTACTTTTGATGGAAAGTTTCATACTATAAGTGGTTATACGGATGCAGCTTCAGGCTTGTTTGGAATTGTATGGAAAGATGGAATTGTGGAGAATGTTAAAGTTGATGCTAATGTAGACATAAAAGATAGAAGTAAAATAATTTTAGATGACAACGATGATGTATTTTATGGAGTAATTGCAAATGAATGTTGTGGTACAATTACCCACTGCTGCAGCACAGGAAGTATTGAAGTTGATGCTGGCAGATTTTCAACTTTAGCAGGAATAGTTGGTAATAGTGCATGTTCTGATGATAACTGGAATCTAATAAATGGATATACAGATAACTGCTGTAGTAATGTTACTTTTGATACTAAGTCTTCATTTTTACCAAATATTGCAGGAATTTGTGTTACACCTGGCTCAGAAATCAAAAATTGCTATTTTTATGGTAAATTCCTGGAAAATGAAAAAAAAGTATCTCGTCAACCAATCGATACAAGTAGCGAAACTGATGTAACTACCTGTGCATATGATAGTGATATACTGGGATTTTCAAGTACTTCTTTTATGGGAAAACCTGTGGGATATACCACTGCACAAATGAAAGATAAAGACAGCTACACCAAGCTTGGATTTGATTTTGATAAGACCTGGAAGATAGATTCTTCTGTAAATGATGGCTATCCATATCTAAATCCGGATAGTTCAACTAAGATAGCAGCAAAGGTAGTAGTAGATGTGCAGGCAACAGCTAAAGACAGAATCTTTGTACCTGGAACTGAACCTTTTAAGACTACAGATGACTGCCTTAAAGCAGAAGCAACTTTTAAAGTGATTCCAGAATCTGATAAAGATAAAGATTTAATAAGCAAGTATAATGTTAGTGCTACTTGTGATGGAGGTGTATTTTTTAATGCACCAACTATAGGAAATGTACCCCTAACAATTGATTCAAGCAAGATTAAGATAAACTATGATCAAAATGAAGATTACCAGTTTCTACTTGGTAAAGTACTTCCCTCAACTGCAAAACTTCTTGACAATAGTGCGGCAGCACCTACACAGGATGAAGAAAAGCAGCAGGTTGAAGATGCAAAGGAAGTAGAAAATATAATTTACAGCAAATTTGGTGTTGGACAGGAAAAAGCTGTGCCTGTATTTCAGTGGGAGGGAGATAAAGCTGATGCTCCTGGAAAGGAAGGTACTATTTTACTAAATGATGATGATTGGGATGTATTTTCATCAGCCCGATCTGGATACACAGGTATAAGAAGTGGTTACTATGACGATTGGTTTAAGGGCATACAGGATGAACTCCAGAGGATGAAAAATGCAAAAATTGGAGATCAAGATGTAAAAATGACAGAATGGGAAAAACTGGTTCTGGCAATTACATCTATAGGATATGACCCCAGGGATATAAAAGCTTATAATTTAATAGATATAATTTCAAATAAAAATTATTTAAATTCATCAGTTCAGATGTTTGCAGGAACATATGCAGATTATGCATTAACTTCTTATAATTATATTGATCATGTGCTAAATGATGGAAATCATATTGACAGAAATTATATGGAAGAGAGTACACATGATGGTGCTAAGAATGTTTACAAAGAAACAGGTGCTGATGGGTCTCAAGTAGCAGCAAATGCTTCACCTGATATGTGGACTATGATGTTACAAGAAATTGCAGCGTATTATAATGCAAATGCAAAAGAAGGAGACAAGTATTACGATGTAAAACAGGCCATGGATCATGTATTTGATCAATTTTCAAATTCTCAGGCTTATACTGGTTCTTTCTGGGGTGGTCATACAAGTGATGGCGATATTGATTTAAATAACCCGTGGACCAATGCCCAGGTATATATGACACTTGGAATGGCACATGCCAATGTTTTTGACAAGAAATTTATAAAAGATGGCAATACCATATTTAATGCTATACTTGAAGGATTTGATGGCAAAAATAAAACTACCCAATATGACAATTTAAAATATGATCCAGTGCAGATATGCAGGGGCATAGATTCTCTTGTAAGGGATTATGAAGGTAGAAACTCAATATTTGACTGTACAGATGTGAAGAATTCTACAGTGCCTGTAAATAACGACATAGCAGCACTGGATGTAGATAAGCTTACTTCAGCCGATAAAGACAAGGTTGATGCAGTAGAGAAATTGTATGATGCCTTAAGTGATGCACAAAAATCATCCATGAAGCAGGAAACAGTGGACAAGTTAACTGCAGCAGAGAAAAAGGTATCACCATCACAAACGGTAAATGTAACGGGAGTGACATTAGACAAGACGAGTGCAAGTGTGACAGAAGGAGATGCACTGCAGCTTACAGCAGCTGTAGCACCGGATAATGCAGCGAATAAAAAGGTAGACTGGTCAAGCAGTGATAAAACTATAGCATCAGTAGATGAGAACGGGAAGGTAACAGCAGTAAAGTCAGGAACAGCAGTAATAACGGCAGTGTCTGAAGATAATAAAGATGCAAAGGCACAGTGCATAGTTACAGTAACAAACACATCAAAACCAATACAGATAACTAACCTTACAATGGATAGTTCGTTTAAATTAGGTGAGGATGCAAAAGTATCTGTAAAGGCAGAAAATAATTCCGGTAAAGACCAGGATGAATCACTTATAGTAGCACTATATGATGAGGGCGGTAAATTCATCAACTATGTATGCGGAAAGCAGACAATAAAAAATGGAGATTCATCTATTTTAACAGGTATTATGAAACTTCCAGAAGAGGGAATATATAAATTGAAGGCATTTATATGGGACAGCCTTGAAAATATGAATCCACTTTCAGATATTATAGACATACCTGTCCAGTCAAATAAATAA
- a CDS encoding DUF3467 domain-containing protein — translation MDENVKLEEEKELYSNRLELSGSVYDFQLDFMKVYKKDVKDSVKIFMSPQQAKSVCMMLTKSVEKYEDTFGEININPKTNAELNK, via the coding sequence ATGGATGAAAATGTAAAATTAGAAGAAGAAAAGGAATTATATTCAAATAGATTAGAGCTTTCTGGAAGTGTATATGATTTTCAGTTAGATTTTATGAAGGTGTATAAAAAAGATGTAAAAGATAGTGTGAAGATATTTATGAGCCCGCAGCAGGCAAAAAGTGTTTGTATGATGCTTACGAAATCAGTAGAAAAGTATGAGGATACTTTTGGAGAAATTAATATAAATCCCAAAACTAACGCTGAGTTAAATAAGTAA
- a CDS encoding GNAT family N-acetyltransferase: protein MAIEEINNKYAIQLIEILNTDNVLQEKLGSRKCIISKDEFIKHNNEWSENTNSEIFAIVLNNNAIGMISLSYQSVEEKKAKIGYWIGSRYWGKGYASKAFSQILEYAKRKEIKYLSAKIVKDNLASRKIWAKYGAKMELIRDKMYVSIVL from the coding sequence ATGGCAATTGAAGAGATTAATAATAAATATGCAATTCAACTTATAGAAATATTAAATACTGATAATGTATTACAAGAAAAATTAGGTTCCAGAAAGTGTATAATATCAAAGGATGAATTTATCAAACATAATAATGAATGGTCTGAAAACACAAACTCAGAAATATTTGCTATCGTTTTGAATAATAATGCAATTGGTATGATATCGTTAAGTTATCAGAGTGTAGAAGAGAAAAAAGCAAAAATTGGTTATTGGATTGGGAGTAGGTACTGGGGAAAAGGATATGCAAGCAAAGCTTTTTCGCAAATATTAGAATATGCTAAAAGGAAAGAAATAAAATATTTAAGTGCTAAAATTGTAAAAGATAATCTGGCTTCTAGAAAAATTTGGGCAAAGTATGGAGCAAAAATGGAATTAATAAGAGATAAGATGTACGTGTCTATAGTATTATAG
- a CDS encoding ABC transporter ATP-binding protein yields MGNFSSLLKLIPFLKKYRIIFTIGIIGMIFSSIISTPIPYIIGRIMDKILITKQGYSDFYKLIAVIALLYILRYILAVISKYMFVKVSNSIVNEMRYLVMDKVIDLPMDYISSTQKGYIQARISECSSVGGIFSPQFISIFLNLIDTVMALGTMFVINYKLSIIILFLTPVFFITSKKSASGFMKNTQKMMESSAILNGDTFEIINGIEDIKVLNGKNSSLLKFKNKLDELTKDSTKQSKAILLFTENITLINDFGTLLILLIAGIMILKGQFTIGLYTSFSLYIAKVFSSTQALATIGTIIKPVCLSIERIYQLLDMQGENSGKHEYLNRKIESIELNNVDFKYNTSEEYVLKNLSFKISKGKKILIKGENGSGKSTLIKLLIGLYTPTSGKIFYNRLDLERINNKSLRNRIGIVSQNIFLFRGTVLENILYGQTNRNREHVEKLIDQFMLTEYIHRLPRGLDTEISQNTAGVSGGQAQVIAFIRAMLSNKDVIILDEPISNVDAETREIMLRILKSRKTSSILIIISHITKGIDFIDKIIEI; encoded by the coding sequence ATGGGTAACTTTAGTAGCTTATTGAAATTAATACCGTTTTTAAAAAAATATCGCATCATTTTTACTATAGGAATTATTGGCATGATTTTTAGTTCAATTATATCAACTCCTATTCCATACATAATAGGACGTATAATGGACAAGATACTTATAACTAAACAAGGATATAGTGACTTTTATAAATTAATTGCTGTAATAGCACTATTGTATATTTTGAGATATATTCTTGCGGTTATTTCAAAATATATGTTTGTTAAAGTTAGTAATTCAATTGTTAATGAAATGAGATATTTGGTGATGGACAAGGTGATAGATTTGCCAATGGACTATATATCCTCTACACAGAAAGGATATATTCAAGCAAGAATATCAGAATGTAGTTCTGTGGGAGGAATTTTTTCACCTCAATTTATAAGTATTTTTCTAAATTTAATTGATACGGTGATGGCGTTAGGTACTATGTTTGTTATAAATTATAAATTATCTATAATAATTTTGTTTTTAACTCCAGTTTTTTTCATTACTTCTAAAAAATCTGCAAGTGGATTTATGAAAAATACACAAAAGATGATGGAATCTAGTGCAATTTTAAATGGAGATACTTTTGAAATAATCAATGGAATTGAAGATATAAAAGTGCTTAATGGTAAAAACAGCAGTCTTTTAAAGTTTAAAAATAAACTTGATGAACTTACAAAGGATAGTACAAAACAAAGCAAGGCTATATTATTATTTACGGAAAATATAACACTTATTAATGATTTTGGTACACTTCTAATACTATTAATTGCAGGAATAATGATTTTAAAAGGACAATTTACCATAGGATTATATACTTCTTTTTCATTATATATAGCTAAAGTTTTTAGCAGTACTCAAGCTTTAGCAACTATAGGGACTATAATAAAACCAGTATGTTTAAGTATTGAAAGAATATATCAGCTTCTTGATATGCAAGGTGAAAACAGTGGGAAGCATGAATATTTAAATAGGAAAATTGAATCTATAGAGTTAAATAATGTAGATTTTAAATATAATACCTCTGAAGAATATGTTTTAAAAAATTTGAGTTTTAAAATAAGTAAAGGGAAAAAAATTCTTATTAAGGGTGAAAATGGATCTGGAAAATCTACTCTTATAAAACTCTTAATAGGACTATATACTCCTACAAGTGGTAAAATATTTTATAATAGATTAGATCTTGAAAGGATTAATAATAAAAGCTTAAGAAATAGGATAGGAATTGTATCACAAAATATATTTTTATTTAGGGGAACAGTATTGGAGAATATATTATATGGGCAGACAAATAGAAACCGTGAGCATGTAGAAAAACTTATTGATCAATTTATGCTAACTGAATATATTCATAGATTACCTAGAGGATTGGATACCGAAATAAGTCAAAATACAGCAGGCGTTTCAGGGGGACAGGCTCAGGTTATAGCTTTTATAAGAGCAATGCTTTCCAATAAGGATGTAATTATCCTAGATGAACCTATATCTAATGTTGATGCCGAAACAAGAGAAATAATGTTGAGAATTTTGAAAAGTAGAAAAACTAGTTCAATATTAATAATAATTTCTCATATTACTAAAGGAATAGATTTTATAGATAAAATTATTGAAATATAA